From Bacteroidota bacterium, the proteins below share one genomic window:
- a CDS encoding DUF4199 domain-containing protein, producing the protein MKNAALRYGIWISIVLLFTFLGTSLLWVEGSNQHLSVWLGYIGLFVSMILLVLGILHKRNNEQGGKITFGQAFRTGATITLAAGILFFFMNWAFFEIRGDAWLKKYYAHQVQLIRSGAPTPEAAASRLEQFEEEWKQSGERYKNSAFQAGVVFFTLVPAGFVVSLVGAWLLKRT; encoded by the coding sequence ATGAAAAACGCAGCTTTACGATACGGTATCTGGATCAGCATAGTCCTGCTCTTCACCTTCCTGGGAACTTCCCTGCTCTGGGTGGAAGGATCGAATCAACACCTCAGTGTTTGGCTGGGCTATATCGGTTTATTTGTCTCGATGATCCTCCTCGTGCTGGGCATTCTTCATAAACGAAATAATGAGCAAGGCGGAAAGATCACATTTGGACAGGCATTCCGCACAGGCGCCACCATCACGCTGGCTGCCGGCATCCTGTTCTTTTTCATGAACTGGGCCTTTTTCGAGATCCGAGGTGATGCCTGGTTGAAAAAATACTACGCTCACCAGGTTCAACTTATCCGATCCGGTGCTCCTACGCCTGAGGCAGCCGCCTCACGACTAGAACAATTCGAAGAGGAATGGAAACAGAGCGGAGAACGCTATAAGAACAGCGCATTCCAGGCCGGTGTCGTATTCTTCACCCTGGTTCCGGCGGGATTCGTGGTAAGCCTCGTCGGTGCCTGGCTCTTGAAACGGACTTAA
- a CDS encoding glycosyl hydrolase has translation MNLNQLILLVCALLQSVHVQAQAQAIYPATPAKERLEGIARRTRLTDESLFKNLPLRNIGPTIMSGRAVDLEVNPEDPNEFYVAYASGGLWHTSNNGQSFEPLFDQEDVMTIGDFAVDWKTRHIWLGTGEVNSSRSSYSGVGMFFSADSGKTWQQRGLPESHHIGKVLLHPNDPKTVWVAALGHLYSPNAERGVYKTTDGGTNWQRVLSGDDTTGAVDLVMDPFNPSILYATLWHRDRRAWNFVESGATSAIYKSVDEGEHWNRISGGESGFPSGPGVGRIGLAISQQHPNVLYAVLDNQERSKEEEPRDTAKIEARDLREISKERFLALNDTKLEKFLRNNGFPEKYTAAVVKELVKSDSIKTSAITDYLNDANNSLFDTPIIGLEIYRSEDAGKTWKKTHTTRLKNVVYTYGYYFGRIAVSPIDDNRIAVCGLPLIFSTDGGKSFKPIDGDNVHGDHHAVWMSAKRPGHMIICNDGGLNITYDEGKHWFKANTPPVGQFYHVTVDMETPYNVYGGLQDNGVWTGSSSTTPSTEWHASGSYPYKFLMGGDGMQTQVDYRDNTTLYTGFQFGYYYKLNKNQPDGAQSIQPQNDLGEPNFRFNWQTPICLSRHNQDILYFGSNRFHRSMNPTEPLKTLSGDLTRNDRKGDVPYNTITTIAESSKRFGLLYLGTDDGLCWISKDDGYTWSKISDGLPQQLWVSRVEPSSHQEGRVYVSLNGYRFDHFLPYVYVSEDFGASWKAIANGLPAEPVNVVREDPSDENILYVGTDNGVYVSLDRGANWMNLTPGLPRTAVHDLVVHPRDPELVIGTHGRSIFILPLTDVRALTDSLRKSPIAFLHAEPVNYQASWGRRPDEFSDPSAPSAAWAYFAQSSGTTRIRLISKAGVLLKEVSDSAEAGVNYVTNDLSLDGATAKKLEAECRKSKKDAAFRILPGKDDGKYYLVPGEYKLTFTDANGHSVEGKFEVKDPSAKKESGVPDPESVGPPGK, from the coding sequence ATGAACCTGAACCAACTGATTCTCCTGGTGTGTGCGCTCTTGCAGAGCGTTCATGTCCAGGCTCAAGCACAAGCGATCTATCCGGCTACACCTGCCAAAGAGCGTCTGGAAGGCATTGCAAGGCGTACCCGCCTGACCGATGAATCCCTTTTTAAAAACCTGCCCCTTCGCAACATCGGCCCCACCATCATGAGCGGCCGTGCTGTCGATCTGGAGGTCAACCCGGAAGATCCGAATGAATTCTATGTCGCCTATGCTTCCGGCGGCCTCTGGCATACGAGTAACAACGGACAGTCGTTCGAGCCTTTGTTCGACCAGGAAGACGTGATGACGATCGGCGACTTCGCGGTCGATTGGAAGACGCGTCACATCTGGCTGGGAACCGGTGAGGTGAACAGCAGCCGGAGCTCGTACTCAGGAGTAGGGATGTTTTTCAGCGCCGACAGCGGCAAGACCTGGCAGCAGCGTGGTTTGCCGGAATCGCACCACATCGGCAAGGTCTTGTTACATCCGAACGATCCGAAGACCGTCTGGGTTGCTGCACTGGGTCATTTGTATTCTCCCAATGCGGAACGAGGTGTTTATAAGACCACCGATGGCGGGACGAATTGGCAGCGCGTGCTCTCGGGGGATGATACCACCGGCGCGGTCGATCTGGTGATGGATCCCTTCAACCCTTCCATTCTCTATGCTACTCTATGGCACCGGGATCGTCGCGCCTGGAATTTTGTGGAGTCGGGTGCGACTTCCGCGATCTATAAAAGTGTGGATGAAGGAGAACACTGGAACAGGATATCCGGAGGTGAGAGCGGTTTTCCTTCGGGCCCCGGTGTTGGGCGCATTGGACTGGCGATCTCGCAACAACATCCGAATGTCTTGTACGCAGTCCTCGATAACCAGGAACGCAGCAAGGAAGAAGAACCGCGCGATACCGCGAAGATCGAAGCCCGGGACCTCCGGGAGATTTCCAAAGAACGGTTTCTCGCGCTCAACGATACGAAGCTGGAAAAATTCCTGCGCAACAACGGATTCCCGGAAAAGTATACCGCTGCGGTAGTCAAAGAACTGGTGAAGTCGGATTCGATCAAGACCTCGGCGATCACCGATTACCTGAACGACGCCAACAACTCGCTCTTCGATACACCGATCATCGGCCTCGAGATCTACCGAAGTGAAGATGCAGGCAAGACGTGGAAGAAGACGCATACCACGCGCCTGAAGAATGTCGTTTACACCTATGGTTACTACTTCGGTCGGATAGCCGTTTCTCCGATCGATGATAACCGCATTGCGGTATGCGGCCTGCCGTTGATCTTCTCGACGGACGGCGGCAAGTCGTTCAAGCCGATCGACGGTGACAATGTGCACGGCGACCATCACGCGGTCTGGATGAGCGCCAAACGCCCCGGACACATGATCATCTGCAACGACGGAGGATTGAACATCACCTACGATGAAGGCAAACACTGGTTCAAGGCCAATACGCCGCCGGTCGGACAGTTCTATCATGTCACGGTGGACATGGAGACGCCTTACAATGTGTATGGTGGGTTACAGGATAATGGTGTTTGGACGGGCTCTTCATCGACAACGCCTTCCACCGAATGGCACGCCAGTGGAAGCTATCCGTACAAGTTTCTGATGGGCGGCGACGGGATGCAAACGCAGGTCGACTACCGCGACAATACCACCCTCTACACCGGTTTTCAATTTGGATATTACTACAAGCTGAACAAGAATCAACCGGATGGCGCACAGTCGATCCAGCCGCAGAACGACCTGGGAGAACCCAACTTCCGTTTCAACTGGCAAACGCCGATCTGCCTGTCCCGCCATAATCAGGACATTCTCTACTTCGGATCCAACCGCTTCCATCGCTCGATGAATCCTACGGAGCCACTGAAGACCTTGTCCGGCGACCTTACCCGAAATGACAGGAAGGGAGATGTTCCCTACAACACGATTACTACGATTGCTGAATCTTCGAAACGATTCGGTTTGTTGTACCTCGGCACGGACGATGGCCTCTGCTGGATCAGCAAGGACGATGGTTATACCTGGTCGAAAATTTCGGACGGACTTCCGCAGCAGTTGTGGGTGAGCCGGGTGGAACCTTCGTCGCACCAGGAAGGCAGGGTGTACGTCAGCCTCAACGGTTATCGTTTCGATCACTTCCTGCCTTACGTTTACGTCAGCGAGGATTTTGGTGCCTCCTGGAAAGCGATCGCCAATGGCCTTCCTGCTGAGCCGGTCAACGTGGTGCGGGAGGATCCCAGCGATGAGAATATCCTCTATGTCGGAACGGATAATGGAGTGTATGTTTCCCTCGACCGCGGAGCCAACTGGATGAACCTGACTCCCGGCCTCCCGCGCACCGCCGTACACGACCTGGTCGTGCATCCACGCGATCCGGAACTGGTGATCGGTACCCACGGCCGCAGCATCTTCATTCTGCCTTTGACCGATGTACGTGCGTTGACCGACAGCCTCCGGAAATCACCGATCGCTTTCCTGCACGCGGAGCCGGTCAACTACCAGGCAAGTTGGGGCAGGCGTCCTGACGAGTTCTCGGATCCTTCCGCGCCTTCCGCCGCCTGGGCTTACTTTGCGCAGTCTTCCGGTACGACCAGGATCCGACTCATCAGTAAGGCGGGTGTTTTGTTGAAGGAAGTCAGCGATTCCGCTGAAGCGGGTGTTAATTATGTCACGAATGATCTTAGTCTGGACGGAGCGACAGCCAAGAAACTGGAAGCGGAATGCCGGAAGTCGAAGAAGGATGCTGCCTTCCGGATCCTGCCCGGAAAAGATGACGGTAAGTATTACCTGGTTCCGGGTGAGTATAAACTGACTTTTACCGATGCAAACGGACACTCGGTGGAAGGCAAGTTCGAAGTAAAGGATCCGTCAGCGAAAAAGGAATCCGGTGTTCCGGATCCCGAATCCGTCGGACCTCCTGGAAAATGA